A genomic stretch from Achromobacter spanius includes:
- a CDS encoding SDR family oxidoreductase: protein MDLRIAGKWALVCGASKGLGRGCAQALASEGVNLVINARNPDALESTARELRMLAPNVDIRTAVGDIATEQGRDAALAQAPAIDILINNAGGPPAGDMQDWTRDDWIRALDANMLAPIALIKATVDGMAERGYGRVINITSSAVKAPIATLGLSNGARSGLTGFIAGLARQPKLAGRNVTLNNVLPGTFDTDRLRSNLTAMAGRANAPVESYTDHRRNAIPAQRFGTPAEFGAVCAFLCGMDAGYLTGQNILLDGGAYPGTF from the coding sequence ATGGACTTACGGATTGCGGGTAAATGGGCGCTGGTGTGCGGCGCCAGCAAAGGACTGGGGCGCGGATGCGCACAAGCATTGGCGTCCGAGGGCGTAAATCTGGTGATCAATGCCCGCAACCCGGATGCGCTGGAAAGCACAGCTAGAGAACTGCGCATGCTGGCACCCAATGTCGACATCCGTACCGCCGTTGGCGACATCGCTACCGAGCAGGGCCGTGACGCGGCGCTGGCGCAAGCTCCCGCCATCGACATCCTGATCAACAACGCAGGCGGGCCGCCCGCGGGCGATATGCAGGATTGGACGCGCGACGACTGGATCCGCGCACTGGATGCCAACATGCTGGCGCCGATTGCGTTGATCAAGGCCACTGTCGACGGCATGGCCGAGCGCGGCTACGGCCGGGTCATCAACATTACGTCGTCGGCCGTCAAGGCGCCGATTGCGACATTGGGGCTATCGAACGGGGCACGCTCCGGCCTGACCGGATTCATCGCGGGGCTGGCGCGTCAGCCCAAGCTGGCTGGACGAAATGTCACCCTGAACAATGTGCTGCCCGGCACCTTCGATACCGATCGCCTGCGTAGCAATTTGACCGCGATGGCCGGACGCGCGAATGCGCCGGTCGAGTCCTATACAGATCATCGGCGCAACGCGATCCCCGCGCAGCGATTCGGTACGCCCGCCGAATTTGGCGCCGTCTGCGCTTTTTTGTGCGGCATGGACGCTGGCTACCTGACCGGGCAGAACATTCTGCTGGATGGTGGCGCCTATCCAGGCACGTTCTGA
- a CDS encoding Bug family tripartite tricarboxylate transporter substrate binding protein, whose protein sequence is MFKILLRATCVALGLSIAPAAALAQEGQPIQLIVPYNPGGGSDLFARLVAPGLGKALNQTVIVENRAGAGGIIGTEAVVRSTPPNKMLLVSDSAVYSIIPSLYTPLSYSRKDLIPVANLATFGNVLVVPANSRFKTFQDLLETARKSPGKLSIGSSGTGGITHLAAERLMEQAKIKLVHVPYKGSGPAITDTAGGHIDMVFTGLPSVLELLRSGKLRALAIATDKRSPYAPEIPTISESGVPGFSALISQGLFAPVNTPPETVQKLNQAVQDFMNQPDTKETLRKMMVEPVYQSSAEYKTWLDKESSEWAALIKRADIKVQ, encoded by the coding sequence ATGTTCAAAATACTGTTACGCGCGACCTGCGTCGCACTCGGCCTGTCTATCGCCCCCGCGGCCGCCCTGGCGCAAGAGGGGCAACCCATACAATTGATCGTTCCCTACAACCCGGGAGGCGGCTCCGATCTCTTCGCCCGCCTGGTCGCGCCAGGGCTGGGCAAGGCCTTGAACCAAACCGTGATTGTTGAAAATCGCGCGGGCGCGGGGGGCATCATCGGCACCGAGGCGGTGGTCAGGTCAACGCCGCCCAACAAGATGCTGCTGGTGTCGGATTCCGCTGTCTACTCCATCATTCCCTCGCTATACACACCGCTTTCGTACTCCCGCAAGGACTTGATCCCCGTGGCCAATCTGGCCACGTTTGGGAACGTGCTGGTCGTGCCCGCGAATTCGCGTTTCAAGACGTTCCAGGATCTGCTGGAAACCGCCCGCAAGTCGCCGGGCAAGTTGTCGATCGGATCGTCTGGAACGGGCGGCATTACGCACCTGGCGGCTGAAAGACTCATGGAACAAGCCAAGATCAAGCTCGTGCACGTTCCGTACAAAGGCAGCGGCCCCGCGATTACCGACACGGCGGGTGGCCACATCGACATGGTGTTCACGGGCTTGCCATCCGTACTGGAGTTGCTGCGGTCCGGAAAGCTGCGTGCCTTGGCAATCGCTACCGACAAGCGCTCCCCGTATGCGCCCGAGATCCCCACGATCAGCGAATCAGGAGTACCAGGATTTTCAGCGCTGATCTCCCAAGGCTTGTTCGCGCCCGTCAATACGCCCCCCGAAACCGTTCAGAAACTGAATCAGGCCGTGCAGGACTTCATGAACCAGCCCGACACCAAAGAGACCCTGAGAAAAATGATGGTGGAACCCGTGTACCAGTCATCCGCCGAATACAAGACCTGGCTGGACAAGGAAAGCAGTGAATGGGCAGCGCTGATCAAGCGCGCCGACATCAAAGTGCAATGA
- a CDS encoding glutathione S-transferase family protein: protein MIDLYAWRTTNGLRATITLAECELPHRVIPIDVGAGAQKSPDYLKINPASQIPAMVDPDGPGGKPLVLAQSGAIVLYACQKAGRFVPDNAADQAIAMQWAWQAGTDIGGTSASMNQVEVVSPLKVQEHIDLFRKRFARYFRIVEEHLAKRDYLANTISYADFILYPNYALRRNLLDAASFPALSAWAERIGQRPGVVEGMRLHSDAGKSP from the coding sequence ATGATAGATCTCTACGCCTGGCGCACCACCAATGGCCTGCGGGCCACCATTACCCTGGCCGAATGCGAATTGCCGCATCGCGTCATCCCCATCGACGTGGGCGCCGGCGCGCAAAAATCGCCCGATTATTTGAAGATAAATCCCGCCAGCCAGATCCCCGCCATGGTCGATCCGGATGGGCCGGGCGGCAAGCCGCTGGTACTGGCGCAGTCGGGCGCCATCGTGCTGTACGCCTGCCAGAAGGCAGGCCGCTTTGTTCCCGACAACGCGGCCGACCAAGCCATTGCGATGCAATGGGCCTGGCAAGCGGGCACAGATATAGGCGGCACCAGCGCTTCGATGAACCAGGTGGAAGTGGTGTCGCCTCTGAAAGTGCAAGAACACATCGACCTGTTCCGCAAGCGCTTCGCCCGCTATTTCCGCATCGTCGAAGAACATCTGGCCAAGCGCGATTATCTGGCCAACACCATCAGCTACGCGGACTTCATCCTGTATCCCAACTACGCCCTGCGCCGCAACCTGCTTGACGCCGCGTCATTCCCCGCGCTGTCGGCCTGGGCGGAACGCATCGGCCAGCGTCCCGGAGTCGTCGAGGGCATGCGCTTGCATTCCGACGCAGGAAAGTCGCCATGA